From the genome of Stigmatopora nigra isolate UIUO_SnigA chromosome 2, RoL_Snig_1.1, whole genome shotgun sequence:
AAATCTTTCATGGAAATTTTTCACCCCCCTATACATTcacgtgttttgttttcttgttattttgaGCAGTGTTATAAGAATTATGAGTGATTTGACTTTAAATgtatgataaatatatatattttaaatgttaagatatttttttaagatataaaaagaataaattaccaaaattgaaaaacaaaacattgtgtGAAAATGTTAGAATTTGTAACACGTTTTCAGTACAAGGATGGCAAGAAGCTGAAGCCAAAGCCCAACTACAACAGTGTTGATCTGTCTGAAGTGGAGTGGGAGGACAGTGAAGAGAAGGTGACCACCCCAAACGCATTATGGTCCTGTTCCCAACTGGCCCAATGTCTGATGTGTATTTTCTCTCGTTCAGCTGAGAACAGCCATGGTGAGGGGCGAGACGGGAAGCCACAGTCTGAACGTCAGGGCGTCTGTGGAGAATGGGGTGAGTCCACCTGCGAAGTCTGTAGGAAGTTAGAGCCACTTCCTAAAGAAGGGTGTCTTCTCTAGAAAAGTACTTTAACAAGTTTAGGGTAAAAAATGACTTGATTGACATACACAACATTCTTCCTGCCTTTAAATAGAGGAGACCACTGTTCCTGGTCAACGAATATTTCTACACAAACATCGACGACACTCCTTTCAGGTACAATCTTTTCTATCCTTTTTGATACAATCTATAACGAGTGAGGGATATGGGCCCAAATTTATATCCCGATATATAGCTGATTGAAGCTGGCTATTGTAATACAATAGGCAGTCTATCTcgatattttcctttttaaagtaAGAGTAAATGTTCTGTCCAATTCAAAGCCACGTGACATCACAAAGAATTTTGTTGAAACAGACTATTTCAGTGAACAGTCGCAAAATCAAATGAATGCTCACTTGTTCAAATAACGCaatgaaaaacataaataaaatacgACAACAATGTAATATTCTTCATCATGTGCCAAGAATGGTTAATATTACATCAACTTACTGTCTGCATTTAGTGTTCGGGACTCTGGGTTCACTTTGCACGGACAACAACTTTAACAATGTAAacgtttctcttttttttttttttgaacaaactgATTATTCCATCATAGCATTGTGTGAACTAGTATTACAGTTATCGATCAATTCGAAATGTCAAGGCATCACTTTATTTCCTAAAATGGAACATGACAGCATATACTTTGTTGAGCAATTCATTACGACTGTGGCAAatgttgtgtgtatttgtgtttagCTTCGGCATGGTGCTCACCCAGGGTCATGGGAAGCTCATGTTTGTGGGAAATGTATCCGTGGAAGAAGGTAAGCTGTATTACCCAGAATAACCCACATTAGTTGAGGATAATTCACTTTTGTCACAATCTTGCTTTAATTATGAACTTTGCATTTGTAGGGCTCCACGACTTGACCTCTCCGGATCTCAGCATCGCATCCGAGTGGTACGACTGGTAGATTTCAATTACCATAAATAGGAATAAATCCTGATGTTAGATAACCGTCAAAGGCTATCAAATATACCTTCCGCGATCCCGTTTTGTGTTTACTCTTTGTGTTGTTCTTCTTAAGGACATATTGTGAGACGGACATTGACCCCGCCCATCGCAAGTACACTCAGCTGGAGGTGGCTATCCGCTACTTAATGGGCAAGGAGCCAGACCTAGAATGTACGTCATCACTATGTATTGACATTGCATTATCACATTAGACACGATTATTATGAGGGATACAttctgaacttaaaaaaaatatatttggaattGTCTCACCTGTAATATTGGTAAGCTGAAAAGCCATAAAAATGAATGACCTAAAAATCTGCATGACCGCCGTGGCACCTTTTAGGATTATTTTCTTAACTGATGGCATCATCTGTGTGTGTTGTCTAGGTGATGAGGTTCTGCTTCAGCAAACTTTGTTTGACGCGGTGGTGACGGCACCGATGGAAGCTTACTGGAACGCCATTGTGCTCAACGATAGGTCAGCACTGCCTGCGTGCAAACGTTTTGTCTTTGTCGGTGTGTACGCGCATATGTGTGGAGAACAGGGTTGTTtgcaaatataaacagaaagacCCAAGCCCAAGTAACGCTCTATTTTTGTTCTCCCAGTAGGTAACTCTTTCCCTGCCATTGGCGGTAATAGATGTCTAAGTCATTCTGGTTGCAAATGAATTAAACGTGCACCctttaaagatatatatatatatattttttttaaattaaacaatatAATAGATTGGAGTAATCCATTAACAAGTGGCAACTCCTCTAAAATTTGTTGATGGGAAGAGATTCATGATAGTGTAAACATTGTGACGAACCAACCTATTCTCCCCTATCATGTGTGTGCCTGTATTATCAcactccaatttttttaaacccaaacaCAACACGACAAAGCACACAAATATCGATGGATTGCATTGTTagggtatttttgtgtgtgtttgtgcaggcTGGAGCCCGGCATGGAAGCGGCTTTTCTAGGTACACGTGCTGGTCTGATGAGGATCATGAGATATGCCGGCACGGAGACGCGTGTGGCCAAGTGAGAACACTTTCCGTGTCGATCACCCAATCGCTCAGACTAAATATCACGATGTATCCGGGTGTCATATCACAGGAAGTTCTTGACCCCTTCAGACAAGGACAACTTGTTCACTATCGATCATTTCCCACTGTGGTATCGACTGGCTGTGGAGAATCCACCTGGCAATTTTTTCTACTATGCTGTCAATGACAAAGGTCAGATTGCTACTATCGTTTTCACATAACAGACCGATTCATGATATTGACATTTATCGTTATCATACACGTAAAGCAGGGTTCTCGAACCGATTCCGCAAGGGGCCAGAGTGGGTCGTGGTCTTTGTTTCAACCAATTCGTGTCAGCAGTTTAGCCAATGAGAGCATAGAAAGGGCACCttctcaccaatctggtgtcctacaagtgcaatcagtggatttcagtcaggtgttttttttgtttttgttttctgcagaaatctcattgattaaactgtctgtgctggatcggttggaacaaaaacctgtaccCACACTGGCCGTCAAAGACCAGTTTGTCCACCATTGTCCACCTTCCCATTTGTACTGTTTGTTGTCTAATTTCTTGGTGTTTTGGTTTCCAGGCGTGAGATACGTGGTGGCCACGACATCGGTCACTGTTTCAGCACAAGGAAAAACAGCCATGGCTGGAGGTCAGTTTTCTTTTAAGTCAATTGCTTTTGTTAGATTTGGTTGCCAAGAACTCATCTCTGTTTATCATTAGTCATTAGAATTATCATATTTCACTACCCTCCGTTACATCGTCACTGCAGTTTTTCTGGACAAAAGTATATGATAAAGGAATTATTTTGGAAAGTTTTCTTGTTTGGCTGTGGCCTTTTCACAGTTTTTAGAGTTTAAGTGTGCTGTCAAAATTTGCCTAATGAGTTCCAACGCGCTACTCAGATACTTTTCAGTGAGTCCCAGTTTGGATGTTAATTGTATTATCCATTAATCCCTAATTTGTTTGCTTCCAATTTTGTGGAAGTTCACTTACTGGCAGCAGTGGACTACCATGTTTGGGATTGTTCTTGATTTGTCTAAAATcataaatgtttgaaaaaaatttCTGCGGTGGAAAAACAAATCATCTCAggcaaaatgattttattgagtTAGGCGAGTTTTGGAGCACAGAGAGGAATGTAAACAATCCACATTTACTGTGATGGTATAAACACGTGGTAGACATTGAACAAGGTCCTAATTTAAGTTGTAGTATCTCTGTATGGGCTGTAGATGACAGTATTGCTGAAGGCTGGGTGTGCCTATAGAACGAGGCTGTAGCATAACTACCAAGATGTGAGTTTGTGGTTGTGTTGGGAATTATTCACTATTTGTCTACTTCCTAATCACTACAATGGTGGTTTTATATAGTGGCCTACACTGTTGATTCTGGGACTGAAATTATTCATTGGGCTTGGTAGATGAAAGGTAGTTTTGGTGATGATAAATCAACAGGGATCTTGAGTAAATCAGAAGCTACTGATGCGGTACCCATACACCACGCAGGACTCTTTCGGCGCAGTCTCTTCAAGCCCCTCTTCTGGGTCGGCATTTGGTCCGTCCTGGGCCATAAGCGGTTGCCCACagttcttcatcttcttctgaTAGCGTGCCATGAGTGAGGCATAGATGCAGCCATAGGTGGCTGCCACCACCATCATGATACAGACTGTTCCGCACACCACACCCGCTACAATCTGCGTACCGTGAGCTCGGCGGACGCTGATCGGACGGTAGCGCTGCCTTATGCAGTCGTCTGTGATGCTGAGACGACCTGGCGGACACAGAGGGCGGCTAAAATTTTCTGATGAAGACTCCCCAGTGGCGCTCTGCACACAGTTGGCAAACATCTCTGCCGGCACACCGCGTAGGTCCCGCCCCAACAATTTTCTGGGGACACTGCAGATCATGGCGTCTACCAGTCCAtctgtgaaaatacattttgttagcaTTATGAAAGCTTCTGCACTATGATTTTTCAAATTGGGGTAAAAACAGTTAAACACTCAGCAGTTTTGTCCCATGCCAAAATTAGAAATACACAcccaactccatttttttttgcttgaaaacatGACTTAAAAGGTATATAACCCTTCAAGAAAAGTCTAGAGACTTTAGCAGACTATGGCTTGTTAACATTAGATTatgatttaatatatatttcataaattatatatattcctGAAGATAAAAGATTTGCAAGAACTGAAGCCCACCTCGGTAGACCATCCACTCCATCCAGTGTTTGAAGCTCGTCATCCTACAGTCGCATTCCCAGGGGTTCCCAATAAGGTGCAACTCCTGAAGTCCCACAAGGGGCTCAAAGGTGACTCTTTCTAGAATGGCCAAATTGTTCCTGGCCAATGACAACCATGACAATCTCTGCAGACCGTCTAAGAGCCCTGTAGGCAGCCAGTGGAGCTCATTTGAGGACAGGTCCAGAACTCGTAGCCACCACAGACCCTTAAAGACCTCCTTGTTCAGGCCCCGGTCCTTCTCTTCTTTGGCATTGAAGTCCTCTGTGGTCAAGTTTGCACCGAGCAGATTGGTGGACAGGTTGAGCCAATGCAGGCTACCTAGATGTGAAAATGCTCCAAAGAACAGGGTAGATAATCGATTCTGGGAAAGGTCCAGGAATTCCAGGCTGGTCAGGTTGCTAAAGTCAACGGATGCAAGTGTGGAAAGGTTGTTCTGAAAGAGGCGCAATGTCACGCAGCCTTGATCCAGCAGGGGCAAGAGGGGTGTCAAGGTGCTCAGAGACAGACCCGAGCAGTCGCTGATGTTGCCATTGCAGGTGCACATGCTGGGACAGCATCGACCCGGGCTCAGGCAGACCATCAAAATCAGAGCCGGTGTAACAGCAGCAGCTGAAAAGCAGACACACAGGGCTGTGTTTTCATGGCTTGTGCAGAAAGTTGTTTCAGAAGTATTGCTTGTAGATTTGCGAACAACAATTTGCCCTGTTGTGATTCCATCTGCAGCCACTTGAAGCCGCTCATGACATTCCCCTTTAAGTCCATTTGGGTGTCAAATGGAAAATCCAAAATACAACGATATATGCCACTGCATCTGGCTCTCGTGAGAAAAT
Proteins encoded in this window:
- the LOC144181027 gene encoding leucine-rich repeat and transmembrane domain-containing protein 2-like produces the protein MRHMNWQQQNLQALLAAAVTPALILMVCLSPGRCCPSMCTCNGNISDCSGLSLSTLTPLLPLLDQGCVTLRLFQNNLSTLASVDFSNLTSLEFLDLSQNRLSTLFFGAFSHLGSLHWLNLSTNLLGANLTTEDFNAKEEKDRGLNKEVFKGLWWLRVLDLSSNELHWLPTGLLDGLQRLSWLSLARNNLAILERVTFEPLVGLQELHLIGNPWECDCRMTSFKHWMEWMVYRDGLVDAMICSVPRKLLGRDLRGVPAEMFANCVQSATGESSSENFSRPLCPPGRLSITDDCIRQRYRPISVRRAHGTQIVAGVVCGTVCIMMVVAATYGCIYASLMARYQKKMKNCGQPLMAQDGPNADPEEGLEETAPKESCVVYGYRISSF